From the Apus apus isolate bApuApu2 chromosome 4, bApuApu2.pri.cur, whole genome shotgun sequence genome, one window contains:
- the LOC127383737 gene encoding hexokinase HKDC1-like: MFAVHLLAFHFTKLKEDQMKKVDRYLYHMRLSDDVLLDVMSRFQAEMVKGLGRDTHPTATVKMLPSFVRSLPDGSEKGDFLAVDVGGSQFRAHRVKLFDDGKQSSQLESKFYPTPKEVVQGNGTELFDYIADCLLDFMETKNLKHKKLPLGFTFSFPCKQTKLDEGVLLGWTKHFKVRGVQDTDVVTSLRKALQKHKEMDLDVLALVNDAVGTMMTCGYDDQHCEVGLIIGTGTNACYMEDMRHIDLVEGDEGRMCINTEWGAFGDDGALDDLCTEFDRELDLGSLNPGKQLFEKMISSLYLGELVRLILLKMTKEGLLFNGKVSTALLTKGKIEMEHVAAMEKYKEGLSNTKEILTELNLFPSEEDCIAVQHVCTIVSFRSANLCAAALAAILTRLRENKKLLRMRTTVGIDGGLYKTHPQYAKRLHKVVRRLVPNCDVRFVLSASGSGKGAAVVTAVAYRLAAQRKQIDAALAPFLLSLDTLREVKSKMRTELEYGLKRETQASATVKMLPTYVCGTPDGTEKGKFLALDLGGTNFRVLLVKIRSGRRRSVQMYNKIFAIPLEIMQGTGEELFDHIVQCIADFLEYMGIKGARLPLGFTFSFPCRQASIDKGTLVGWTKGFKATDCEGEDVVDMLREAIKRRNEFDLDIVAVVNDTVGTMMTCGYEDPNCEIGLIAGTGSNVCYMEDMKNIEIVEGNEGKMCINTEWGGFGDNGCIDNIRTKYDKEVDEGSLNPGKQRYEKMTSGMYLGEIVRQILIDLTKQGLLFRGQISESLRKRGIFETKFLSQIESDRLALLQVRRILQQLGLDSTCEDSIIVKEVCGAVSKRAAQLCGAGLAAIVEKKRENQGMEHLQITVGVDGTLYKLHPHFSRVLRETVKELAPRCDVTFMLSEDGSGKGAALITAVAKRLHNVGQK; encoded by the exons ATGTTTGCCGTCCACTTGCTAGCTTTCCATTTCACAAAGCTGAAAGAGGATCAAATGAAAAAG GTTGACAGGTACCTGTATCACATGCGTCTCTCCGATGATGTCTTGCTGGATGTGATGTCTCGCTTCCAGGCTGAGATGGTGAAGGGCCTGGGGAGAGACACACACCCCACAGCAACAGTAAAAATGCTGCCCTCATTTGTGCGCTCGCTTCCCGACGGCTCAG AGAAGGGGGACTTCCTTGCTGTTGACGTGGGTGGCTCCCAGTTCCGTGCCCACCGGGTGAAGCTGTTTGATGAtgggaagcagagcagccagctggaGAGCAAGTTTTACCCAACACCCAAGGAGGTGGTACAAGGGAACGGAACCGAG CTCTTCGATTACATTGCTGACTGTCTGTTAGACTTCATGGAGACCAAAAACCTGAAGCATAAGAAGTTACCTCTTGGCTTTACgttttcttttccatgcaaACAGACCAAATTGGATGAG GGAGTTCTTCTTGGCTGGACAAAACACTTCAAGGTCCGAGGAGTGCAGGACACAGACGTGGTCACCTCTCTGCGCAAGGCCCTCCAGAAGCATAAG GAGATGGACCTTGATGTTTTGGCACTGGTCAATGATGCTGTGGGAACCATGATGACTTGTGGATATGATGACCAGCACTGTGAAGTTGGACTCATAATTG GGACTGGCACCAACGCATGCTACATGGAGGACATGAGGCACATTGATCTGGTGGAAGGTGATGAAGGAAGGATGTGCATTAACACAGAGTGGGGTGCCTTTGGAGATGATGGTGCTTTGGATGACCTCTGCACAGAATTTGATCGGGAGCTCGATCTAGGATCTCTTAATCCTGGGAAACAACT GTTTGAGAAGATGATCAGCAGCCTGTATCTGGGGGAACTTGTAAGACTCATTCTCctaaaaatgacaaaagaagGTCTGCTCTTCAATGGGAAAGTGTCAACAGCTCTGCTTACCAAGGGGAAGATAGAAATGGAACATGTGGCCGCAATGGAAAA ATACAAGGAAGGTCTGAGCAACACAAAGGAGATCCTTACAGAGCTGAACCTCTTTCCCTCTGAAGAAGACTGCATTGCTGTTCAGCATGTCTGCACCATCGTTTCCTTCCGCTCAGCCaacctctgtgctgctgccttagCAGCCATACTGACCCGACTGAGAGAGAATAAAAAGCTGTTAAGGATGAGAACCACTGTTGGGATTGATGGGGGACTCTATAAAACCCACCCCCA ATATGCCAAACGCCTGCACAAGGTGGTGAGAAGGCTGGTCCCAAACTGCGACGTCCGGTTTGTCCTCTCGGCGAGCGGCAGCGGGAAGGGCGCCGCCGTGGTCACCGCCGTGGCCTACAGGCTGGCAGCTCAGCGCAAGCAGATCGACGCTGCTCTCGCgcccttcctgctctccctggaCACCCTGAGGGAAGTGAAGAGCAAAATGAGGACTGAGCTGGAATACGGGCTCAAACGAGAGACCCAAGCCAGTGCCACGGTGAAGATGTTGCCCACGTACGTCTGTGGGACACCAGATGGAACAG agaaagggaaattcCTTGCCCTTGATCTTGGTGGGACAAATTTCAGGGTTCTGCTGGTCAAAATCAGAAGCGGGAGAAGAAGATCTGTGCAAATGTATAACAAAATCTTTGCCATTCCTTTGGAGATCATGCAAGGGACAGGGGAAGAG CTCTTTGACCATATTGTCCAGTGCATAGCAGACTTCCTGGAGTATATGGGGATTAAAGGTGCTCGACTGCCTCTGGgcttcaccttctccttcccGTGCAGGCAGGCCAGCATTGACAAG gGAACACTTGTGGGGTGGACAAAAGGTTTCAAGGCAACAGACTGTGAGGGGGAAGATGTTGTTGATATGCTGAGAGAGGCCATCAAGAGAAGAAAT GAGTTTGACTTGGACATTGTAGCAGTGGTGAATGACACTGTGGGGACAATGATGACATGTGGATATGAGGATCCAAACTGTGAGATTGGCCTTATTGCAG GAACAGGCAGCAATGTGTGCTACATGGAGGACATGAAAAACATAGAAATAGTGGAAgggaatgaaggaaaaatgtgCATTAACACAGAATGGGGAGGGTTTGGTGACAATGGCTGCATTGACAACATCAGAACAAAATATGATAAAGAAGTAGATGAAGGCTCACTAAACCCAGGGAAACAGAG GTATGAAAAAATGACCAGTGGAATGTACCTCGGTGAAATAGTAAGGCAAATTTTGATCGACTTAACCAAACAAGGACTGCTGTTCAGAGGACAGATTTCAGAATCACTCAGGAAAAGAGGcatatttgaaacaaaattccTGTCTCAGATCGAGAG TGACCGGCTCGCCCTCCTCCAAGTTCGGCGAATTCTGCAGCAGCTCGGCCTGGACAGCACGTGTGAAGACAGCATCATTGTGAAAGAGGTGTGTGGAGCTGTTTCAAagagagctgcccagctctgtggGGCAGGACTGGCAGCCATTgtagagaagaagagagaaaaccaaGGCATGGAGCACTTGCAAATCACCGTTGGAGTAGATGGGACTTTGTACAAGCTCCATCCACA tttttctagGGTCCTACGGGAAACGGTGAAGGAACTGGCACCTCGGTGTGATGTGACTTTCATGCTCTCTGAAGATGGAAGTGGGAAGGGAGCTGCCCTCATTACTGCAGTGGCAAAAAGACTGCATAACGTTGGACAGAAGTAG